One window from the genome of bacterium encodes:
- a CDS encoding serpin family protein, with product MKQLIVILLSVCLLAACGREQVAGTSANGDNPPVPAGQIDPRLADATNRFGFELLSTLRVGGADQTLISPASVAMALAMTYNGADGTTAAEMADVLQVTGMTREELSAAHRALREFLTDPKSDVTLDIANSLWARLGLPFDSAFLALNIEAFDARLTELDFDQPAAADSINGWVERKTRGKIDKIIERIDPSTILYLINAIYFKGTWTYRFDSTKSYEREFHFPAGARERRFMWQEGEFDYYEDETIQAVRLPYGKSQRFGMYVVLPRADTGLAAFLNTLTAERWRQLTGRLADRKGEIHLPRFKLEWEKDLVGPLRTMGMPSAFEPNRAEFTRMIDLPDANAFISKVLHKTIMEVNEEGTVAAAVTAVEVGITSDIQPVGHFRMLVDRPFFCAIADRESGLILFMGSVNDFD from the coding sequence ATGAAGCAGTTGATTGTCATCCTCTTGTCCGTCTGTCTCTTGGCCGCCTGCGGCCGGGAGCAAGTTGCCGGCACATCCGCCAACGGAGACAATCCCCCCGTCCCTGCCGGCCAGATTGACCCCCGTCTGGCCGACGCCACCAACCGTTTTGGATTCGAGTTGCTGTCCACTTTGCGCGTCGGCGGGGCCGACCAGACGCTGATCTCGCCGGCCAGCGTCGCCATGGCGCTGGCGATGACGTATAACGGCGCTGACGGAACCACCGCCGCCGAGATGGCCGATGTTCTGCAGGTCACCGGTATGACCCGCGAGGAATTGAGCGCCGCGCATCGGGCGTTGCGCGAGTTTTTGACCGACCCGAAGTCCGATGTCACGCTCGACATCGCCAATTCACTGTGGGCGCGTCTCGGCCTGCCCTTCGATTCGGCCTTCCTGGCGTTGAACATCGAGGCATTCGATGCCCGCCTCACCGAGTTGGATTTCGACCAACCGGCGGCGGCGGACTCGATCAATGGCTGGGTTGAGCGCAAGACGCGCGGCAAGATTGACAAGATCATTGAGCGGATCGACCCCAGCACCATTCTCTACCTCATCAACGCCATCTACTTCAAGGGGACCTGGACCTACAGATTCGATTCCACCAAAAGCTACGAACGCGAATTCCACTTTCCCGCCGGCGCCCGGGAGCGGCGGTTCATGTGGCAGGAAGGCGAGTTCGATTATTACGAGGATGAGACCATTCAGGCGGTGCGTCTGCCCTACGGCAAGTCGCAACGGTTCGGGATGTATGTCGTGTTGCCGCGCGCCGATACCGGACTGGCCGCCTTTCTCAACACCCTGACGGCGGAGCGCTGGCGCCAGTTGACCGGCCGGCTCGCCGACCGTAAGGGGGAAATCCACTTGCCGCGATTCAAGCTCGAATGGGAGAAGGACCTGGTCGGCCCGCTGCGCACGATGGGCATGCCCTCGGCGTTCGAACCAAATCGAGCCGAGTTCACACGCATGATCGATTTGCCGGATGCCAACGCCTTCATCAGCAAGGTGCTGCACAAGACGATTATGGAAGTCAACGAGGAAGGAACGGTGGCGGCCGCGGTCACCGCCGTCGAGGTCGGCATCACGTCGGACATCCAGCCGGTCGGTCACTTCCGGATGCTGGTGGATCGCCCCTTCTTCTGCGCCATCGCCGACCGCGAATCGGGGCTGATCCTGTTTATGGGAAGTGTCAACGACTTTGATTAA
- a CDS encoding universal stress protein: protein MIRKLLVGYDGSDGSKLALKYAINLAKLTGASLRALWVRGSLPHYPETVDEIEEEKSATDRYWMKLEAEIREMSAREGVEVQTDCRAGHPAKAIAEYAEEAGVDLIVLGNRGHSGLWGRFLGHTADRISENAPCSVLIVRGNESREKK, encoded by the coding sequence ATGATCCGAAAGTTGCTCGTGGGATACGATGGTTCCGATGGCTCCAAACTGGCGTTGAAGTATGCCATCAATCTGGCGAAGCTGACGGGAGCCTCTTTGCGCGCGCTCTGGGTTCGGGGATCGCTTCCCCACTATCCTGAAACTGTTGACGAAATAGAGGAAGAGAAATCCGCGACCGACAGGTACTGGATGAAGCTCGAAGCCGAAATCCGCGAGATGTCCGCGCGGGAGGGAGTCGAGGTGCAGACGGATTGCCGAGCCGGGCATCCTGCGAAGGCGATCGCCGAATACGCCGAGGAGGCTGGGGTGGACCTGATCGTGCTGGGCAACCGGGGGCATTCCGGACTCTGGGGCCGTTTCCTGGGACACACTGCTGATCGCATCAGCGAAAACGCGCCTTGCAGTGTGCTCATTGTGCGGGGCAACGAATCGCGTGAGAAGAAATAA
- a CDS encoding FAD-dependent oxidoreductase, whose protein sequence is MSERILIVGAGVVGLSTACYGARRGFTVTVIERGAADEEGCSFGNAGLITPSHIVPLASPGMIKLGIKYLFDPEGPFHIRPRPSGELWFWAWRFWRSATTEHVLRAAPLIRDLNLASRDCYEELLAEIGDDCALKRDGVINLCRTERGLAQEAQTAELARRVGLTADVVDARRARELYGDLNLNVVGGVHYPQDYFLSPNRFMAGLRRLAERWGVRIEWGTELTGWRTDGRRVSAALTARGEREADQFVICAGSWSPRVARGLDLDIPIQAGKGYSVTLTHPPRRPKIAAILSEARVAITPMGAALRFGGTMEIAGLDESITTRRVNRIIRAACQHLTDFSPADFAGVAPWRGLRPVTPDGLPYIGRTRQFDNLAVAAGHAMMGFSLGPITGRLIAAILAGETPPLASPLLSPDRFARRRQR, encoded by the coding sequence ATGAGCGAGCGCATTCTCATTGTCGGCGCCGGCGTGGTCGGGTTGTCGACGGCCTGTTACGGCGCGCGGCGTGGATTCACCGTGACGGTGATCGAGCGCGGGGCCGCCGACGAGGAGGGTTGTTCCTTCGGCAACGCCGGTTTGATTACCCCCAGCCACATTGTGCCGTTGGCTTCTCCCGGGATGATCAAACTCGGCATCAAATACCTCTTTGACCCGGAAGGCCCCTTTCACATCAGGCCCCGACCCAGCGGCGAGCTGTGGTTCTGGGCCTGGCGCTTCTGGCGTTCGGCCACCACGGAGCATGTGTTGCGCGCGGCGCCGTTGATCCGCGACTTGAATCTGGCCAGCCGCGATTGCTACGAAGAATTGCTCGCCGAGATCGGCGACGACTGCGCCTTGAAACGCGACGGCGTCATCAATCTCTGCCGCACCGAGCGCGGACTGGCGCAGGAAGCGCAGACCGCCGAATTGGCGCGTCGGGTGGGGCTGACCGCCGACGTGGTCGATGCCCGGCGGGCGCGGGAGCTGTATGGCGATCTGAACCTCAATGTCGTCGGTGGCGTCCACTACCCGCAGGACTACTTCCTCTCGCCGAATCGCTTCATGGCCGGACTGCGCCGCCTGGCCGAGCGATGGGGCGTGCGCATTGAATGGGGGACCGAACTGACCGGATGGCGGACCGACGGCCGTCGGGTGAGCGCCGCCCTGACCGCGCGCGGCGAACGCGAAGCGGATCAATTTGTGATTTGCGCCGGATCCTGGTCGCCGCGGGTGGCGCGCGGACTCGATCTGGACATTCCGATTCAGGCGGGCAAGGGGTACAGCGTCACGCTCACCCATCCACCGCGACGTCCAAAGATCGCGGCGATTCTCTCCGAGGCACGGGTGGCCATCACGCCGATGGGCGCGGCGTTGCGTTTTGGCGGAACGATGGAGATCGCCGGGTTGGACGAATCAATAACGACGCGGCGTGTCAACCGCATTATCCGCGCCGCCTGCCAGCATCTGACCGATTTTTCGCCGGCGGACTTCGCGGGCGTGGCGCCATGGCGGGGATTGCGCCCGGTGACGCCGGATGGACTGCCGTATATCGGACGGACCAGGCAGTTTGACAACCTCGCGGTAGCGGCCGGGCACGCGATGATGGGATTCAGCCTCGGTCCGATCACCGGACGACTCATCGCCGCGATCCTGGCGGGCGAAACGCCGCCCCTGGCCAGCCCGCTCCTGTCGCCGGACCGCTTCGCGCGGCGCCGTCAGCGGTAG
- the menE gene encoding o-succinylbenzoate--CoA ligase gives MTTIEYPTIRWARAIPDHPAVITAGLVVTYRRLEALIGSAVGTLRQHGVGPGDRVVVCGVNSLDWIVTAHALMRLGATLIAARTQLLPTEARALMERFHPRLVLCDPALQDRWPSSWPLTVISQPSSASDVPAEIDPDSLCTIVFTSGSGGEPKGIGLTFRNHLAGALASALNLGVQPDDRWLLNLPAFHIGGLAIILRAAIYGTTVVVHDRFDPAATWRAIREDRVTQLSLVATTLRRLLDVEPESRCPGWVRSALVGGGPAPSALLDSARDRGFPVLPTYGMTETASQIATLAPWAPPAKRHTAGMALPLAEIAIRDEHGQAVAAECEGQIHLRGPMVASAYFDRAGAARPLAGADGWMPTRDVGSLDQDGYLTVHGRIDQVIISGGEKIHAEEIENVLAEMATVIRAAVVGVPDAEWGEAPAAMIERVPGSADSVEDVRAFLAVRLPRFKLPRIIEFVDGLPTLPSGKPDRQALRERYLTR, from the coding sequence ATGACCACCATCGAGTATCCGACCATACGCTGGGCGCGCGCGATCCCCGATCATCCCGCGGTGATCACCGCGGGCCTCGTTGTCACTTACCGCCGGCTGGAGGCGCTGATCGGCTCTGCCGTGGGAACGCTGCGGCAACATGGCGTCGGACCCGGCGACCGGGTGGTGGTCTGCGGCGTCAATTCCCTCGATTGGATTGTGACGGCGCATGCGCTGATGCGACTGGGCGCGACCCTGATCGCGGCGCGCACACAACTGCTGCCGACCGAGGCGCGCGCGCTGATGGAGCGCTTCCATCCACGACTGGTGCTCTGCGACCCGGCGCTCCAGGATCGCTGGCCGTCGTCGTGGCCGTTGACAGTCATATCACAACCGTCGTCGGCCAGCGACGTGCCGGCAGAGATCGATCCTGATTCCCTCTGCACCATTGTCTTCACCTCCGGCTCGGGAGGGGAGCCCAAGGGCATCGGCCTCACGTTTCGCAATCATCTGGCCGGAGCGCTGGCCTCGGCGCTCAATCTCGGCGTGCAACCCGATGACCGCTGGCTGCTGAATCTGCCCGCCTTCCACATCGGCGGCCTGGCGATCATTCTGCGCGCCGCCATCTATGGGACAACCGTAGTGGTGCATGACCGTTTCGATCCCGCCGCGACTTGGCGGGCCATCCGCGAGGACCGTGTGACGCAACTGTCGCTGGTGGCCACCACCCTGCGGCGGTTGCTCGATGTGGAGCCGGAGTCTCGCTGCCCTGGGTGGGTGCGTTCGGCGCTGGTGGGCGGCGGTCCGGCGCCCTCCGCGCTTCTGGATTCCGCGCGCGATCGTGGTTTCCCGGTCCTGCCAACCTACGGCATGACGGAGACCGCTTCGCAGATCGCCACCCTGGCGCCGTGGGCGCCGCCGGCCAAACGCCACACCGCCGGTATGGCCTTGCCGCTGGCGGAGATCGCGATTCGCGACGAACATGGCCAGGCCGTCGCGGCCGAATGCGAGGGACAGATTCATCTGCGCGGGCCGATGGTGGCATCGGCGTACTTCGATCGCGCCGGCGCGGCGCGCCCGCTGGCCGGCGCCGACGGCTGGATGCCGACGCGCGATGTCGGTTCTCTCGACCAGGATGGCTATCTGACCGTGCATGGACGCATCGATCAGGTCATTATATCCGGCGGCGAGAAGATTCATGCCGAAGAGATTGAGAATGTGCTGGCGGAGATGGCGACGGTGATACGGGCGGCGGTGGTGGGCGTGCCCGATGCCGAGTGGGGGGAGGCTCCGGCCGCGATGATCGAACGCGTCCCCGGGAGCGCCGATTCCGTTGAGGATGTCCGCGCCTTCCTCGCCGTACGGTTGCCGCGCTTCAAGCTGCCGCGGATCATCGAGTTCGTGGATGGCCTGCCCACGCTGCCCTCCGGAAAGCCCGACCGACAGGCGTTGCGCGAACGCTATCTCACGCGATAA
- a CDS encoding YajQ family cyclic di-GMP-binding protein — MAQTFSFDITSKVKMDEVHNAVNQTLKELSQRFDFKGTKSEVNLNQKDHTITIVADDELKLKNIIEILKLRLAKREISPKALAFGKVTASFEGTVTQVVTVQSGLSSDQCKEIVKIIKEQKLKVQATIQESQVRVTGAKKDDLQSVIQTLRDKDLPYHIEFANYR, encoded by the coding sequence ATGGCGCAGACGTTTTCCTTTGATATCACATCCAAAGTCAAAATGGACGAGGTCCATAACGCCGTCAATCAGACGCTCAAGGAACTATCCCAGCGCTTTGACTTCAAAGGGACCAAAAGCGAAGTCAATTTGAACCAGAAGGATCACACGATCACGATCGTGGCCGACGACGAGCTCAAATTGAAGAACATCATCGAGATTCTCAAGCTCCGCCTGGCCAAACGCGAGATTTCCCCCAAGGCGCTGGCATTCGGCAAGGTCACCGCCTCGTTTGAAGGAACGGTGACGCAAGTGGTGACCGTGCAGTCGGGACTGTCGAGTGATCAGTGCAAGGAAATCGTCAAGATCATCAAGGAACAGAAACTGAAGGTCCAAGCCACGATCCAGGAGTCACAGGTGCGCGTCACCGGCGCCAAGAAAGACGATTTGCAATCGGTGATTCAGACTCTGCGCGACAAGGATCTGCCCTACCACATCGAATTCGCCAACTACCGCTGA
- a CDS encoding cation:proton antiporter: MDNIWFVAAIWMGLALLASLISIRLGISVALVEILVGVMAGNLLGLYKTTEWINFLAMLGSGVLTFLAGAEIDPVSLRTNLKASLSIGALSFFLPFLSVWGFAQFVLGWTLQQSQIAGIALSTTSVAVVYAVMIERGFNDTAMGKMILAACFITDFGTVLALGVLFADFNIWLLVFVVVSAVMLWFMPKWTKAIIVHLGATRVSEPEVKFILLILFFLGGLATTAKSEAVLPAYLVGLVVAGVFLRDKTLVIRMRSIAFAMFTPFYFIKAGLYVSASALWAGLGIIGILLLIKVASKVVGVWPLARGFKMRAREANYTTLLMATGLTFGTISALFGLNNKIIDQRQYTILVTVVILSAVIPTMIAQRFFQPKTTTMHAWGRLLQGANGEEAKNQTAAISEGES, encoded by the coding sequence ATGGATAATATCTGGTTCGTTGCTGCAATCTGGATGGGACTGGCTCTTCTGGCCAGCCTGATCTCGATCCGCCTTGGAATCTCCGTCGCTTTGGTCGAGATCCTCGTGGGCGTGATGGCGGGCAACCTCCTGGGGCTGTACAAGACCACCGAGTGGATCAATTTCCTGGCCATGCTGGGCAGCGGGGTTCTCACTTTCCTTGCGGGGGCGGAAATCGATCCCGTTTCCTTGCGGACAAACCTGAAAGCGAGCCTGAGCATCGGCGCCCTCTCCTTTTTTCTCCCCTTTTTGAGCGTCTGGGGCTTTGCCCAATTCGTGCTGGGCTGGACACTGCAACAGTCACAGATTGCCGGGATTGCGCTATCGACAACGTCCGTGGCCGTCGTGTACGCGGTCATGATCGAGCGCGGGTTCAATGACACCGCCATGGGAAAGATGATTCTGGCCGCGTGTTTCATCACGGATTTCGGGACCGTCCTGGCGTTGGGAGTCTTGTTCGCGGACTTCAACATCTGGCTTTTGGTATTCGTCGTCGTCAGCGCCGTCATGCTCTGGTTTATGCCCAAGTGGACGAAGGCCATCATCGTGCACTTGGGCGCGACGCGCGTCAGTGAGCCGGAGGTCAAATTCATCCTCCTGATCCTCTTTTTTCTGGGCGGCTTGGCGACAACGGCAAAAAGTGAAGCCGTACTTCCCGCGTACCTGGTAGGGCTTGTCGTTGCGGGTGTATTCTTGCGGGACAAGACACTGGTGATCCGAATGCGCAGCATCGCCTTTGCGATGTTCACGCCATTCTACTTCATCAAGGCGGGCCTCTACGTCTCGGCCTCGGCCCTGTGGGCGGGACTGGGTATTATCGGGATTCTTCTGTTGATCAAGGTGGCCTCAAAGGTCGTGGGCGTCTGGCCGTTGGCGCGCGGCTTCAAAATGCGGGCGCGCGAAGCCAATTACACAACTTTGCTGATGGCAACCGGCCTGACCTTCGGCACAATCTCGGCGCTCTTCGGGCTGAACAACAAGATCATAGACCAGCGGCAGTACACGATACTCGTCACCGTCGTCATCTTGAGCGCCGTAATTCCAACAATGATCGCACAGCGCTTCTTCCAGCCGAAGACCACGACTATGCATGCGTGGGGGCGTTTGTTGCAAGGCGCGAACGGAGAAGAAGCAAAGAATCAGACAGCCGCCATATCGGAGGGTGAGTCATGA